Proteins from one Gasterosteus aculeatus chromosome 11, fGasAcu3.hap1.1, whole genome shotgun sequence genomic window:
- the LOC120828248 gene encoding neurexophilin-1 produces the protein MMRPSRGFILLLLNGTACLVALGQEDDPSSPKSSSDDSSKTVGLLSGQAHLSPLSRWMLHSKSRAANTTSLELPYRSPVPFSKQEFSKQEFWEMLGSDLLKPDASSSRVKRRPIVKTGKFKKMFGWGDFYSNIKTVRLNLLITGKIVDHGNGTFSVYFRHNSTGQGNISVSLVPPVKAVEFDLERQSVVYPKDSKIFNCRVDYEKVDRSKRTSLCNYDPSQTCFQEQIQSHVSWICSKPFKVICIYISFYSTDYRLVQKVCPDYNYHNELPYLPSG, from the coding sequence GTGGCCTTGGGTCAAGAAGACGACCCCTCCAGCCCCAAGAGCTCCTCAGACGACTCCTCCAAAACCGTGGGCCTACTGAGCGGGCAGGCTCACCTGTCGCCCCTGAGCCGCTGGATGCTTCACAGTAAGAGCAGGGCCGCCAACACCACCTCTCTGGAGCTGCCCTACCGCTCCCCGGTCCCTTTCTCCAAGCAGGAGTTTTCTAAACAGGAGTTTTGGGAGATGTTAGGCAGCGACCTGCTCAAACCCGACGCCTCCAGCTCCCGGGTGAAGCGCCGGCCCATCGTCAAGACGGGCAAGTTCAAGAAGATGTTCGGCTGGGGAGACTTCTATTCCAACATCAAGACCGTGCGGCTTAACCTGCTGATCACCGGCAAGATCGTGGACCACGGCAACGGCACGTTCAGCGTCTACTTCCGCCACAACTCCACGGGCCAGGGCAACATCTCCGTCAGCCTGGTTCCACCCGTCAAGGCGGTGGAGTTTGACCTGGAACGCCAGAGCGTGGTCTACCCAAAGGATTCAAAGATCTTCAACTGCCGCGTGGACTATGAGAAGGTGGATCGCAGCAAGCGCACCTCGTTGTGCAACTACGACCCGTCCCAGACCTGCTTTCAGGAGCAGATCCAGAGCCACGTGTCCTGGATTTGCTCAAAGCCTTTCAAGgtcatctgcatctacatctccttCTACAGCACGGACTACCGCCTGGTCCAGAAGGTCTGCCCGGACTACAACTACCATAACGAGCTGCCCTACCTGCCCTCGGGCTAG